From Ficedula albicollis isolate OC2 chromosome 5, FicAlb1.5, whole genome shotgun sequence, one genomic window encodes:
- the HIF1A gene encoding hypoxia-inducible factor 1-alpha, which yields MSQELVPSQGGREQTCRSRKEEVELAWISSERRKEKSRDAARCRRSKESEVFYELAHQLPLPHTVSAHLDKASIMRLTISYLRMRKLLDAGELETEAKMEKELNCFYLKALDGFVMVLSEDGDMIYMSENVNKCMGLTQFELTGHSVFDFTHPCDHEELREMLTHRNGPVKKGKEQNTERSFFLRMKCTLTSRGRTVNIKSATWKVLHCTGHIRVYDTCGNQTHCGYKKPPMTCLVLICEPIPHPSNIEVPLDSKTFLSRHSLDMKFSYCDERITELMGYEPEELLGRSIYEYYHALDSDHLTKTHHDMFTKGQVTTGQYRMLAKQGGYVWVETQATVIYNTKNSQPQCIVCVNYVLSGIVQKDLIFSLGQTECMLKPVDSPDMKMTKIFSKDDLDDTNSLFEKLKQEPDALTVLAPAAGDTIISLDFSSNESDEQQCDEVPLYNDVMLPSSSEKLQNINMAMSPLPASETTKPLRSNADPALNREVVSKLEPNTEPLELSFTMPQVQEQPTSPSDASTSQSSPEPSSPNDYCFDVDNDMASEFKLELVEKLFAIDTEAKNPFSTQETDLDLEMLAPYIPMDDDFQLRSFDQLSPLESSSSGSPSAGSITMFQQSPPAAGRAEEAKAAERADDAKAVAVPSSPARAAPEPGGAPASPYGGSSSPTASPIRAGKGAVDQVEKPSPGAPSLLTVTLNKRSTALDEELNPKMLALHNAQRKRKMEHDGSLFQAVGIGSLFQQTGDSGGNASLAWKRVKGCKTNGHGGVEQKTIILLSTDIASKLLGQSMDESGLPQLTSYDCEVNAPIQGNRNLLQGEELLRALDQVN from the exons GATTAGCTCCGAACGCAGGAAAGAGAAGTCGAGGGATGCGGCGCGGTGCCGGAGGAGCAAGGAGTCGGAGGTGTTCTACGAGCTGGCTCaccagctgcccctgccccacacGGTGAGCGCGCACCTGGACAAGGCGTCCATCATGAGGCTGACCATCAGCTACCTGCGCATGAGGAAGCTGCTGGATGCTG GTGAGCTGGAGACAGAAGCCAAAATGGAGAAGGAACTGAACTGTTTCTACTTGAAAGCTCTTGATGGCTTTGTCATGGTTCTGTCTGAAGATGGGGACATGATTTACATGTCTGAAAATGTGAACAAGTGTATGGGACTCACTCAG TTTGAGTTGACGGGGCACAGTGTATTTGATTTCACTCATCCATGTGACCACGAGGAGCTGAGAGAAATGCTTACACACAGAAATG GTCCTGTGAAAAAGGGCAAAGAGCAGAACACGGAGCGCAGCTTTTTTCTCAGAATGAAGTGTACACTGACTAGCAGGGGAAGAACAGTGAATATAAAGTCTGCTACATGGAAG GTGCTGCACTGCACTGGCCACATCCGTGTGTACGACACGTGTGGGAACCAGACTCACTGTGGATACAAAAAGCCTCCCATGACCTGCCTGGTGTTGATCTGTGAACCCATTCCTCACCCATCAAACATTGAGGTCCCCCTGGACAGTAAAACCTTCCTCAGTCGTCACAGTCTTGATATGAAATTTTCCTATTGTGATGAAAG AATTACGGAGTTGATGGGCTACGAGCCAGAGGAGCTCCTGGGTCGCTCGATCTATGAATACTATCACGCACTGGATTCTGATCATCTGACCAAAACACACCACGACA TGTTCACAAAAGGACAGGTGACAACAGGACAGTACAGAATGCTGGCCAAACAAGGTGGCTATGTCTGGGTTGAAACTCAAGCAACTGTAATATACAACACTAAGAATTCCCAGCCACAGTGCATAGTGTGTGTGAACTATGTGTTGAG TGGAATTGTTCAGAAGGacttaattttttcccttggacAAACTGAGTGTATGCTGAAACCAGTGGACTCTCCTGACATGAAAATGACCAAAATATTCAGTAAAGATGACCTGGATGATACCAACAGCCTATTTGAAAAACTTAAACAGGAACCAGATGCTTTAACTGTGCTGgccccagctgctggagacacAATTATCTCTCTAGATTTCAGCAGTAATG agTCTGATGAACAACAATGTGATGAAGTTCCTTTGTATAACGATGTAATGCTCCCCTCATCCAGTGAGAAATTGCAGAATATAAATATGGCAATGTCCCCACTACCTGCCTCTGAAACTACAAAGCCACTTCGTAGCAATGCTGATCCTGCACTCAATAGAGAAGTTGTATCAAAGCTGGAGCCAAACACAGAGCCACTCGAACTTTCTTTTACCATGCCTCAGGTGCAGGAGCAACCAACCAGCCCTTCTGATGCAAGTACCAGCCAAAGTTCACCTGAG cCCAGTAGTCCCAATGACTACTGCTTTGATGTGGATAATGATATGGCCAGTGAATTCAAACTGGAATTGGTGGAGAAACTCTTTGCCATAGATACAGAAGCAAAAAATCCATTCTCTACTCAG GAAACCGACTTAGATTTAGAGATGTTGGCTCCTTACATCCCGATGGATGACGACTTCCAGCTGCGCTCCTTCGACCAGCTGTCCCCGCTGGAAAGCAGCTCGTCCGGCTCCCCGAGCGCAGGCAGCATCACCATGTTCCAGCAGAGCCCGCCGGCGGCGGGCCGGGCGGAGGAG GCCAAGGCGGCGGAGCGCGCCGACGATGCCAAGGCGGTGGCCGTCCCCTCCTCGCCCGCGCGCGCGGCGCCCGAGCCCGGCGGCGCCCCCGCCTCGCCCtac ggggggagcagcagcccaacCGCCTCTCCCATCAGGGCAGGCAAAGGAGCGGTGGATCAGGTGGAAAAGCCTTCTCCAGGAGCGCCCAGCTTGCTAACAGTCACTCTgaataaaag ATCTACTGCACTGGATGAAGAACTAAATCCAAAGATGCTAGCTTTGCATAATGCTCAGAGAAAACGAAAAATGGAACATGATGGTTCACTTTTTCAGGCAGTTGGAATT gGGTCTTTATTCCAGCAGACAGGTGACAGTGGAGGAAATGCATCACTTGCTTGGAAACGTGTAAAGGGATGCAAAACAAATGGTCACGGTGGAGTGGAGCAAAAGACAATCATTCTACTATCAACTG aCATAGCAAGTAAACTTCTAGGGCAGTCGATGGATGAGAGTGGACTCCCCCAACTCACGAGTTACGACTGCGAAGTAAACGCTCCCATACAAGGCAACAGAAACCTGCTACAGGGGGAAGAACTGCTCAGAGCTCTGGATCAAGTTAACTGA